In Podospora pseudopauciseta strain CBS 411.78 chromosome 2 map unlocalized CBS411.78m_2, whole genome shotgun sequence, the genomic stretch CTCTGAGCAAGATGCACACAACACACTGTCGCGCTCCGGTATCACTTGAACATGGACTGGATGAGCTCGTGGAGCTCGGAAGAGCTTCTCTTGTCGATGCAGCAGGTGTCGGACCAGACAAACTCACTGCGAGAAACCTCGCAAAAGTTCCGAAGTTTTTGGTAGCCTGCCGTGCTGGCGGCTGTTCCGTCCATCATGTCCTTGAAGCTGGGCTCCCCCTCGAGCAGCCACCTGTGGGAGAGCATGTCATATTTCACCACCGTCTGCAGGTAAGCCTGCATGCGCGGCTTGGTCGAGGAGGTATGTTCACTGAATTCCAGGGTGACGGGATTTGTTCTCAACCTCCTGACACGGGGAAGGTAATGTTGCTGCACGAAAGCTCGATCAACGAGCCGCATCTCTTTGACATATACGAAAC encodes the following:
- a CDS encoding uncharacterized protein (COG:S; EggNog:ENOG503P1ZX); this encodes MQAYLQTVVKYDMLSHRWLLEGEPSFKDMMDGTAASTAGYQKLRNFCEVSRSEFVWSDTCCIDKRSSSELHELIQSMFK